The Glycine soja cultivar W05 chromosome 8, ASM419377v2, whole genome shotgun sequence genome has a window encoding:
- the LOC114422038 gene encoding CTP synthase 1 isoform X2 codes for MSPFEHGEVFVLDDGGEVDLDLGNYERFLDIKLTRDNNITTGKIYQSVIEKERRGDYLGKTVQVVPHITDAIQEWIERVAKIPVDGKEGPADVCVIELGGTIGDIESMPFIEALGQFSYRVGPGNFCLVHVSLVPILHVVGEPKTKPTQHSVRQLRGLGLTPNLLACRSSKELDDNVKAKLGQFCHVPLSNILTLHDVPNIWHIPLLLKDQKAHEAILKALNLLGVAAEPNLKEWTARTKVYDRCHEIVRIAMVGKYTGLSDAYLSVLKALLHASVARNRKLIVDWVPAGDLEEATYNEDPEAHKAAWSLLKGANGVLVPGGFGDRGVQGKILAAKYAREHNVPFLGICLGMQIAVIEFARSVLGLHDATSTEFNPETKTPCVIFMPEGSKTHMGGTMRLGSRRTYFEVADCKSAKLYGNASFVDERHRHRYEVNPDMISQLENAGLSFVGKDETGRRMEIVELPSHPFFIGVQFHPEFKSRPGKPSPLFSGLIAAASEQRSTIMVPSSNGHAKLTNGNGMYNGHSPKLKAHQKGNGFKASNGSLNGIYTNGNGVYVDGSC; via the exons ATGTCTCCTTTTGAGCATGGAGAGGTTTTCGTCTTGGATGATGGTGGTgag GTTGACCTTGATCTTGGAAACTATGAGCGTTTCTTGGATATCAAATTAACTCGTGACAATAATATTACGACTGGAAAAATATATCAG TCTGTTATTGAGAAGGAGAGAAGAGGAGATTATCTTGGAAAGACTGTACAG GTTGTTCCACACATAACAGATGCTATCCAAGAGTGGATAGAACGTGTAGCAAAGATACCAGTTGATGGGAAAGAAGGGCCAGCTGATGTTTGTGTCATTGAATTGGGTGGAACTATAG GGGATATTGAGTCCATGCCTTTTATTGAAGCACTTGGCCAATTTTCATACCGTGTAG gCCCTGGCAACTTCTGTTTGGTTCATGTCAGCCTGGTTCCTATTCTCCATGTTGTTGGTGAACCG AAAACAAAGCCAACTCAGCACAGTGTTCGTCAACTTAGAGGATTAGGTTTGACCCCTAATCTTCTTGCTTGTCGCAGTTCTAAG GAACTTGATGACAATGTCAAGGCAAAGCTTGGTCAATTTTGTCATGTGCCG CTGTCAAACATACTTACTCTCCATGACGTTCCAAATATTTGGCACATTCCTTTGCTATTGAAA GACCAGAAGGCACATGAGGCGATCCTGAAAGCATTAAACTTGCTAGG TGTTGCTGCAGAGCCTAATTTGAAGGAGTGGACTGCAAGAACAAAAGTTTATGACAGATGTCATGAAATT GTTAGAATTGCAATGGTGGGAAAATACACTGGCCTTTCAGATGCATATCTTTCTGTTCTGAAG GCACTTTTACATGCTTCTGTTGCTCGAAACCGTAAACTTATTGTGGACTGGGTTCCAGCTGGGGATCTTGAAGAAGCTACTTATAATGAG GATCCTGAGGCGCATAAAGCTGCTTGGAGTCTTTTAAAG GGTGCTAATGGGGTTCTAGTTCCAGGAGGTTTTGGTGATAGAGGAGTGCAAGGGAAAATTCTTGCTGCTAAGTATGCTCGAGAACATAATGTTCCATTTCTTGGCATTTGCCTGGGGATGCAAATTGCTGTTATTGAGTTTGCACGATCTGTTCTCGGTCTGCATGATGCTACTAGCACAGAATTCAATCCTGAAACCAAGACCCCTTGTGTCATATTTATGCCAGAA GGCTCCAAGACTCATATGGGAGGAACTATGCGTCTTGGTTCAAGAAGAACTTACTTTGAAGTTGCTGACTGCAAATCTGCAAAATT GTATGGCAATGCTAGCTTTGTTGATGAGCGACATCGGCATAGATATGAG GTTAATCCTGACATGATATCACAGCTAGAGAATGCTGGTCTATCTTTCGTTGGGAAAGATGAAACTGGGAGGCGCATGGAA ATAGTTGAATTGCCTAGCCATCCTTTTTTTATTGGCGTTCAGTTTCACCCTGAGTTCAAGTCTAGACCAGGGAAACCTTCTCCACTCTTCTCAG GATTAATAGCAGCAGCAAGTGAACAAAGGAGTACAATCATGGTGCCAAGTAGTAATGGTCATGCCAAGTTAACTAACGGAAATGGAATGTACAATGGACACTCGCCGAAACTTAAAGCACACCAAAAGGGAAATGGCTTCAAGGCATCCAATGGTTCCTTAAATGGTATATATACCAATGGAAATGGGGTGTATGTGGATGGTAGTTGTTAG
- the LOC114422038 gene encoding CTP synthase isoform X1: protein MKYVLVTGGVVSGLGKGVTASSIGLILKACGLRVTSIKIDPYLNTDAGTMSPFEHGEVFVLDDGGEVDLDLGNYERFLDIKLTRDNNITTGKIYQSVIEKERRGDYLGKTVQVVPHITDAIQEWIERVAKIPVDGKEGPADVCVIELGGTIGDIESMPFIEALGQFSYRVGPGNFCLVHVSLVPILHVVGEPKTKPTQHSVRQLRGLGLTPNLLACRSSKELDDNVKAKLGQFCHVPLSNILTLHDVPNIWHIPLLLKDQKAHEAILKALNLLGVAAEPNLKEWTARTKVYDRCHEIVRIAMVGKYTGLSDAYLSVLKALLHASVARNRKLIVDWVPAGDLEEATYNEDPEAHKAAWSLLKGANGVLVPGGFGDRGVQGKILAAKYAREHNVPFLGICLGMQIAVIEFARSVLGLHDATSTEFNPETKTPCVIFMPEGSKTHMGGTMRLGSRRTYFEVADCKSAKLYGNASFVDERHRHRYEVNPDMISQLENAGLSFVGKDETGRRMEIVELPSHPFFIGVQFHPEFKSRPGKPSPLFSGLIAAASEQRSTIMVPSSNGHAKLTNGNGMYNGHSPKLKAHQKGNGFKASNGSLNGIYTNGNGVYVDGSC, encoded by the exons atgaagtatGTGTTGGTGACTGGTGGTGTTGTGAGTGGACTTGGGAAAGGAGTCACTGCCAGTAGTATTGGGTTAATCCTCAAGGCCTGTGGTCTTAGAGTTACCTCTATCAAGATTG ACCCCTATTTGAACACTGATGCGGGAACAATGTCTCCTTTTGAGCATGGAGAGGTTTTCGTCTTGGATGATGGTGGTgag GTTGACCTTGATCTTGGAAACTATGAGCGTTTCTTGGATATCAAATTAACTCGTGACAATAATATTACGACTGGAAAAATATATCAG TCTGTTATTGAGAAGGAGAGAAGAGGAGATTATCTTGGAAAGACTGTACAG GTTGTTCCACACATAACAGATGCTATCCAAGAGTGGATAGAACGTGTAGCAAAGATACCAGTTGATGGGAAAGAAGGGCCAGCTGATGTTTGTGTCATTGAATTGGGTGGAACTATAG GGGATATTGAGTCCATGCCTTTTATTGAAGCACTTGGCCAATTTTCATACCGTGTAG gCCCTGGCAACTTCTGTTTGGTTCATGTCAGCCTGGTTCCTATTCTCCATGTTGTTGGTGAACCG AAAACAAAGCCAACTCAGCACAGTGTTCGTCAACTTAGAGGATTAGGTTTGACCCCTAATCTTCTTGCTTGTCGCAGTTCTAAG GAACTTGATGACAATGTCAAGGCAAAGCTTGGTCAATTTTGTCATGTGCCG CTGTCAAACATACTTACTCTCCATGACGTTCCAAATATTTGGCACATTCCTTTGCTATTGAAA GACCAGAAGGCACATGAGGCGATCCTGAAAGCATTAAACTTGCTAGG TGTTGCTGCAGAGCCTAATTTGAAGGAGTGGACTGCAAGAACAAAAGTTTATGACAGATGTCATGAAATT GTTAGAATTGCAATGGTGGGAAAATACACTGGCCTTTCAGATGCATATCTTTCTGTTCTGAAG GCACTTTTACATGCTTCTGTTGCTCGAAACCGTAAACTTATTGTGGACTGGGTTCCAGCTGGGGATCTTGAAGAAGCTACTTATAATGAG GATCCTGAGGCGCATAAAGCTGCTTGGAGTCTTTTAAAG GGTGCTAATGGGGTTCTAGTTCCAGGAGGTTTTGGTGATAGAGGAGTGCAAGGGAAAATTCTTGCTGCTAAGTATGCTCGAGAACATAATGTTCCATTTCTTGGCATTTGCCTGGGGATGCAAATTGCTGTTATTGAGTTTGCACGATCTGTTCTCGGTCTGCATGATGCTACTAGCACAGAATTCAATCCTGAAACCAAGACCCCTTGTGTCATATTTATGCCAGAA GGCTCCAAGACTCATATGGGAGGAACTATGCGTCTTGGTTCAAGAAGAACTTACTTTGAAGTTGCTGACTGCAAATCTGCAAAATT GTATGGCAATGCTAGCTTTGTTGATGAGCGACATCGGCATAGATATGAG GTTAATCCTGACATGATATCACAGCTAGAGAATGCTGGTCTATCTTTCGTTGGGAAAGATGAAACTGGGAGGCGCATGGAA ATAGTTGAATTGCCTAGCCATCCTTTTTTTATTGGCGTTCAGTTTCACCCTGAGTTCAAGTCTAGACCAGGGAAACCTTCTCCACTCTTCTCAG GATTAATAGCAGCAGCAAGTGAACAAAGGAGTACAATCATGGTGCCAAGTAGTAATGGTCATGCCAAGTTAACTAACGGAAATGGAATGTACAATGGACACTCGCCGAAACTTAAAGCACACCAAAAGGGAAATGGCTTCAAGGCATCCAATGGTTCCTTAAATGGTATATATACCAATGGAAATGGGGTGTATGTGGATGGTAGTTGTTAG